The Alcaligenes faecalis sequence GCACGACGGAAGGCGTCTTGCCACGCTTGAGGCAAATCCAGAACCAGAATAGGCTCATCAATCTGCACCCACTCCACACCCTGGGTTTTGAAGCGGGCCAGCACTTGTTCATAAACGGGCAACAAGGCATCCAGCAAAGCGAGCTTGCCCACATCAGCCAGCCCTTCATACGCGTCGCCCTTGCCCAGCCACAACCAGGTCAGCGGGCCGGGAATGACAGGCTTGACCTTGTGTCCCAAAGCCTGGGCTTCATCAACCTGCTCAAACAAGCATTCACGGGCAATCCGGAAGCTTTGGCCGGGCGTGAACTCAGGGACGATGTAGTGGTAATTCGTATCGAACCACTTGGTCATTTCACAAGCGGCAGCCGGCCTACCGCTAGGCGCACGGCCACGCGCCATGCGAAACAAGGTATCCAAAGATACGGGCGCATTGTCGGCCTGGCCGAACCGGGCGGGAACGGCCCCCAGCAAGGTGCTCCACTCCAAAATCTGGTCATACCAGGCAAAGTCACCCACAGGCACGGTGTCCAGGCCAGCCTTGCTTTGCAAATCCCAATGCCGGGCGCGTAGAGCTTTGCCTGTATCCAATAGATCTTGCTGGCTTAGCTGACCGGCCCAATAGGCTTCCAAAGCGCGCTTCAATTCGCGCTGCTCACCCATACGGGGGAAACCCAGATTATGAATAATAGTCATAGTAAGCCCATAAATTAGAAATAGGAGGCCCTTATCAGGCGCTGGGGAACCATTGTGCCTGTACAATTACTTGAAAAAAAATCAAATACACCATGCTAATTATGAGTTTTCCTCAATATGCTTGAAATTCGTCATCTAGAGACTCTGAGCGCCATTCGGGACAGTGGCAGCTTGCAGGAAGCCGCCGAGCGCCTGCATGTCACGCAGTCCGCCCTCTCCCACCAGCTACGCGATCTGGAAGTGCGGCTGCAAGTGCAATTGCTGAACCGGCGAACCCGCCCTGCCCGCCTGACCACGGCTGCCTTGCGCATTCTGGTTCTGGCCGATGACATCTTGCCGCGTGTGCGTGCTACCGAACGTGACCTGCAACGGCTTGCCGCCGGACGTACGGGGCGTCTGCATGTGGCGATTGATTGCCATTCCTGCTTTCAATGGTTGATGCCCGCGCTGGACGCATTCAGGCAGCAATGGCCTGATGTCACGCTGGACTTGAGTGCGGCGTTTTCTTTTGCACCCTTGCCCGCCTTGATGCGAGGGGATCTGGATGTGGTGATTACGTCGGACCCACAGGACAATCCCGCCGTCCACTACGAGCCCCTGTTTCGCTATGAGCTGGTGCTGGCTGTCTCCAACCAGCACCCCTTGTCGCAATACCGCTACGTCGAACCTTTCCAATTGACGGATCAGGTCCTCATCACCTACCCGGTGGAACGCAATCGCCTGGATATTTTCACGCAGTTCCTGACG is a genomic window containing:
- a CDS encoding LysR substrate-binding domain-containing protein — translated: MLEIRHLETLSAIRDSGSLQEAAERLHVTQSALSHQLRDLEVRLQVQLLNRRTRPARLTTAALRILVLADDILPRVRATERDLQRLAAGRTGRLHVAIDCHSCFQWLMPALDAFRQQWPDVTLDLSAAFSFAPLPALMRGDLDVVITSDPQDNPAVHYEPLFRYELVLAVSNQHPLSQYRYVEPFQLTDQVLITYPVERNRLDIFTQFLTPADVEPAAIRQAELTPMIVQLVASQRGVTALPNWALTEFLNPASIRTCRLGEHGIWRTLYATVRSEDLQADYVQAFLAQARETCFKSLQGIVAAQP